A region of Micromonospora sp. WMMD882 DNA encodes the following proteins:
- the mnhG gene encoding monovalent cation/H(+) antiporter subunit G: protein MSTYAVLDAVAAVCLIAGALLSLAAGVALVRFPDLLSRMHAAAKPQVLGLLLVLVGCALRLRTGVDITTLVLVGAFQLASAPVAAHMVGRAAYPHDEIRADLLLTDELAAHIDRVSGARSG, encoded by the coding sequence ATGAGCACGTACGCCGTCCTCGACGCCGTCGCCGCGGTGTGCCTGATCGCCGGCGCGCTGCTCAGCCTGGCCGCCGGGGTGGCGCTGGTGCGTTTTCCGGACCTGCTCTCCCGGATGCACGCCGCCGCCAAACCCCAGGTCCTCGGGCTGCTGCTGGTGCTGGTCGGCTGCGCGCTGCGGCTGCGGACCGGGGTGGACATCACCACCCTGGTGCTGGTCGGGGCGTTCCAGCTCGCCAGCGCCCCGGTCGCCGCGCACATGGTCGGGCGGGCGGCGTACCCGCACGACGAGATCCGCGCCGACCTGCTGCTCACCGACGAACTCGCCGCGCACATCGACCGGGTCAGCGGCGCCCGGAGCGGCTGA
- a CDS encoding ABC transporter ATP-binding protein: MSSADDSSVGLRGVDLRLGYHGTTVVHDAAIALRPGAVTALVGPNGSGKSTLLRGLARLHPLTGGELLLGDDTPARALSAREFAQRVTLLAQSRPTPSGVTVRDVVGYGRHPYRGRWRADDPDGPGMIARAMTVTGVTTMADRPVDELSGGELQRVWLATCLAQDTGVVLLDEPTTFLDLRYQVEILDLMRDLADDDGVAVGVVLHDLNQAAAVADEVVLLHGGRVRATGVPRDVLTEDALTDTYGIRIEVTVDPVTGLLSTRPVGRHSSRAVVA; the protein is encoded by the coding sequence ATGAGCAGTGCGGATGACAGCTCCGTCGGACTACGCGGGGTGGATCTACGGCTCGGCTACCACGGCACGACCGTGGTGCACGACGCCGCGATCGCCCTCCGCCCCGGCGCGGTGACGGCGCTCGTCGGGCCGAACGGCAGCGGCAAGTCCACACTGCTGCGCGGGCTCGCCCGGCTGCACCCGCTGACCGGCGGCGAGCTCCTGCTCGGCGACGACACGCCGGCCCGGGCCCTGTCCGCCCGCGAGTTCGCCCAACGGGTCACCCTGCTGGCCCAGAGCCGCCCCACCCCGAGCGGCGTCACCGTACGGGACGTGGTCGGCTACGGCCGGCACCCGTACCGGGGACGGTGGCGGGCCGACGACCCCGACGGCCCGGGCATGATCGCCCGCGCCATGACGGTGACCGGCGTGACCACGATGGCCGACCGGCCGGTCGACGAGCTCTCCGGCGGCGAGCTGCAACGGGTGTGGCTGGCCACCTGCCTGGCCCAGGACACCGGCGTGGTGCTGCTCGACGAGCCCACCACCTTCCTCGACCTGCGCTACCAGGTCGAGATCCTCGACCTGATGCGGGACCTCGCCGACGACGACGGGGTCGCCGTCGGGGTCGTCCTGCACGACCTCAACCAGGCCGCCGCCGTCGCCGACGAGGTGGTGCTCCTGCACGGCGGGCGGGTCCGGGCCACCGGCGTCCCCCGCGACGTCCTCACCGAGGACGCCCTCACCGACACGTACGGCATCCGCATCGAGGTGACCGTCGACCCGGTGACCGGGCTGCTCTCCACCCGGCCCGTCGGCCGGCACAGCAGCCGGGCCGTCGTCGCCTGA
- a CDS encoding monovalent cation/H+ antiporter complex subunit F codes for MTVVAVVVTVLLAVAGGLTLARVIRGPSILDRAVAVDVLLAIVVAAIATETAYSRDATALPVLVVLAILGFVGSVSVARFATRKDPK; via the coding sequence ATGACCGTGGTCGCGGTGGTCGTCACCGTCCTGCTCGCCGTGGCCGGCGGGCTCACCCTGGCCCGGGTCATCCGCGGGCCGTCCATCCTGGACCGTGCCGTCGCCGTCGACGTGCTGCTGGCCATCGTCGTCGCGGCCATCGCCACCGAGACCGCGTACAGCCGGGACGCCACCGCGCTGCCCGTGCTGGTGGTGCTGGCCATCCTCGGCTTCGTCGGCTCGGTGAGCGTCGCCCGGTTCGCCACCCGGAAAGATCCGAAATGA
- a CDS encoding iron-siderophore ABC transporter substrate-binding protein, whose protein sequence is MMRTRAALLAAAATALLVSACGTTENPAETPAPSDAAPSGPVTVTDSRGKAVELKAPARKVVALEWGEAEMLASLGVMPAGVADTKGYATWVTAVKLDPGVQDVGTRGEPSVDSVVALQPDLVVMNEGRAGTLVTQLEQYVPVLVTKGTDAKDNLGRMRSDLNMIAQAVGKTAEAEKLLADFDAALADGKKKIADAGAAGQQFAIADGWKEGSTVSIRMFGQGALVSQLGIQLGLKNAWTGAVDEQWGLGQTDVEGLTVLKGQDVHFFYNASDGDDVFVDGLAGNAIWKSLPFVQQNKLHKMPDGIWTFGGPLSGQQYVDQLVKVYAA, encoded by the coding sequence ATGATGCGTACCCGTGCGGCCCTGCTGGCCGCCGCCGCCACCGCGCTGCTGGTCAGCGCCTGCGGCACCACCGAGAACCCGGCCGAGACCCCGGCCCCCTCCGACGCCGCGCCCAGCGGCCCGGTCACCGTCACCGACAGCCGCGGCAAGGCCGTCGAGCTCAAGGCCCCGGCCCGCAAGGTCGTCGCGCTGGAGTGGGGCGAGGCCGAGATGCTGGCCAGCCTCGGCGTCATGCCGGCCGGCGTCGCCGACACCAAGGGGTACGCCACCTGGGTCACCGCCGTGAAGCTCGACCCGGGCGTGCAGGACGTCGGCACCCGAGGCGAGCCGAGCGTCGACTCGGTCGTCGCGTTGCAGCCCGACCTGGTGGTGATGAACGAGGGACGGGCCGGCACGCTGGTCACCCAACTGGAGCAGTACGTGCCGGTGCTGGTCACCAAGGGCACCGACGCCAAGGACAACCTCGGCCGGATGCGCTCCGACCTGAACATGATCGCCCAGGCGGTCGGCAAGACCGCCGAAGCGGAGAAACTCCTCGCCGACTTCGACGCCGCCCTCGCCGACGGCAAGAAGAAGATCGCCGACGCCGGCGCGGCCGGCCAGCAGTTCGCCATCGCCGACGGCTGGAAGGAGGGCAGCACGGTCTCCATCCGGATGTTCGGTCAGGGCGCGCTGGTCTCCCAGCTCGGCATCCAGCTCGGGCTCAAGAACGCCTGGACCGGCGCGGTCGACGAGCAGTGGGGGCTGGGCCAGACCGACGTCGAAGGGCTCACCGTCCTCAAGGGCCAGGACGTCCACTTCTTCTACAACGCCTCGGACGGCGACGACGTCTTCGTCGACGGGCTGGCCGGCAACGCGATCTGGAAGTCCCTGCCGTTCGTCCAGCAGAACAAACTGCACAAGATGCCCGACGGCATCTGGACCTTCGGTGGCCCGCTCTCCGGCCAGCAGTACGTCGACCAGCTCGTGAAGGTCTACGCGGCTTGA
- a CDS encoding Na+/H+ antiporter subunit A translates to MLALVAAHALAAVAAPGLVRRWGRQALYPLAAVPAATLVWALSHTGRARAGEPVIETYPWVPRLELDFALRMGTLSWLMVVLVGGVGALVLVYSARYFRSDDPGLGRFAAVFVAFSGAMLGLVVSDDLLLLYVFWELTTVFSYLLIGSDPAKRASRRAAMQALLVTTLGGLAMLAGFVMLGHHAGSYRWSEIAGNLPGGGYLTVALVLVLLGALSKSAIFPFTFWLPRAMAAPTPVSAYLHAAAMVKAGVFLVALFGPAVADVTVWRVTLLTAGLVTLFVGAWSALRQDDLKLLLAYGTVSQLGLLMVILGAGTRDAALAGVAMVLAHALFKATLFLVVGIVDHVTGTRDLRELSGLGRRLPALAVVAALAAASMAGLPPTAGFVAKEAAFEGFLHGGGPADLAVLVGVVAGSALTAAYTLRFLWGAFAGKPDAPETDAHPVRWSFLAAPAVLAVAGLAAGVGAPAVDKLIAPYADGYPTVEEPYHLALWHGVTPALGLSALVVGVGVGLFLLTRRGRFRAGEILPFDGSAVYQRVIDGTDRLAVELTGATQRGSLPFYLGVILVIMVLLPGGVLVAGSPWSSDFRAWDTPLQAVAAAVVVIAAVAAARAPRRMTAMILVGVSGYGTALLFVLHGAPDLALTQFLVETVTIVMFVLVLRRLPEKFSERPIRASRRGRIALGVAVGAVTAGLAYVAAGGRLAEPVSVGFPDEAVSYGGGKNIVNVTLVDIRAWDTMGEVAVLVVAATGVASLIFRRARDLDRRSGIPGAANVPSRPTWLTTGATTRRQSVILQVVTRLLFHAILIFSIYLLFSGHNAPGGGFAAGLVAGLALTVRYLAGGRTELNSAAPVDAGVVLGAGLFVAVGTGVAAMPLGGEFLQSAVLDFHLPLLGHLHFVTSVFFDVGVYLIVVGLVLDILRSLGAEMDRQHEAERAAAPADGEAGSAADGETASPADEPDKELV, encoded by the coding sequence GTGCTGGCACTGGTGGCGGCCCATGCGCTGGCAGCCGTGGCCGCCCCCGGGCTGGTACGCCGCTGGGGTCGACAGGCACTCTACCCCCTCGCGGCCGTGCCGGCGGCGACCCTGGTGTGGGCGCTGAGCCACACCGGCCGGGCGCGTGCCGGCGAGCCGGTCATCGAGACGTACCCCTGGGTGCCCCGGCTGGAGCTGGACTTCGCCCTGCGGATGGGCACCCTGTCCTGGTTGATGGTCGTGCTGGTGGGCGGGGTCGGCGCGCTGGTGCTGGTCTACAGCGCCCGCTACTTCCGCTCGGACGACCCGGGGCTGGGCCGGTTCGCGGCGGTGTTCGTCGCGTTCTCCGGGGCGATGCTCGGCCTGGTCGTCTCCGACGACCTGCTGCTGCTCTACGTCTTCTGGGAACTGACCACCGTCTTCTCCTACCTGCTCATCGGATCTGACCCGGCGAAACGGGCCAGCCGAAGGGCGGCCATGCAGGCGCTGCTGGTCACCACGCTGGGCGGGCTCGCCATGCTGGCCGGGTTCGTGATGCTCGGCCACCACGCCGGCAGCTACCGCTGGTCGGAGATCGCCGGGAACCTGCCCGGCGGCGGCTACCTGACGGTGGCGCTGGTGCTGGTCCTGCTCGGCGCGCTGAGCAAGTCGGCGATCTTCCCGTTCACGTTCTGGCTGCCCCGGGCGATGGCCGCGCCCACCCCGGTCAGCGCGTACCTGCACGCCGCGGCGATGGTGAAGGCCGGGGTGTTCCTGGTCGCGCTGTTCGGGCCGGCGGTCGCCGACGTCACCGTCTGGCGGGTGACGCTGCTCACCGCCGGCCTGGTCACCCTCTTCGTCGGCGCGTGGTCCGCGCTGCGCCAGGACGACCTGAAACTGCTCCTGGCGTACGGCACGGTCAGCCAGTTGGGCCTGTTGATGGTGATCCTCGGGGCCGGCACCCGGGACGCCGCGCTGGCCGGCGTGGCCATGGTGCTGGCGCACGCGCTGTTCAAGGCCACCCTGTTCCTGGTGGTCGGCATCGTCGACCACGTCACCGGCACCCGGGACCTGCGCGAGCTCAGCGGCCTGGGCCGGCGCCTCCCGGCGCTGGCGGTGGTGGCGGCGCTGGCCGCCGCGTCGATGGCGGGCCTGCCGCCGACGGCCGGGTTCGTCGCCAAGGAGGCGGCGTTCGAGGGCTTCCTGCACGGCGGCGGCCCGGCCGACCTGGCGGTGCTGGTGGGCGTGGTGGCCGGCTCGGCGTTGACCGCCGCGTACACGCTGCGTTTCCTGTGGGGGGCGTTCGCCGGCAAACCCGACGCGCCGGAGACCGACGCGCACCCGGTGCGCTGGTCGTTCCTGGCCGCCCCGGCGGTGCTCGCGGTCGCCGGCCTGGCCGCCGGGGTGGGCGCCCCGGCGGTCGACAAGCTGATCGCCCCGTACGCGGACGGGTATCCCACCGTCGAGGAGCCGTACCATCTGGCGCTCTGGCACGGGGTGACACCGGCGCTGGGCCTGTCGGCCCTGGTCGTCGGGGTCGGCGTCGGGCTGTTCCTGCTGACCCGACGGGGCCGCTTCCGCGCCGGCGAGATCCTGCCGTTCGACGGGTCCGCCGTCTACCAGCGGGTCATCGACGGCACCGACCGGCTGGCGGTCGAGCTGACCGGCGCCACCCAGCGGGGCTCCCTGCCGTTCTACCTGGGCGTCATCCTGGTCATCATGGTCCTGCTGCCCGGCGGCGTGCTGGTGGCCGGCAGCCCGTGGTCGTCGGACTTCCGGGCCTGGGACACCCCGTTGCAGGCGGTGGCCGCCGCCGTGGTGGTCATCGCCGCCGTCGCGGCGGCCCGCGCGCCGCGCCGGATGACCGCGATGATCCTGGTCGGGGTCTCCGGGTACGGCACCGCCCTGCTGTTCGTCCTGCACGGCGCGCCCGACCTGGCGTTGACCCAGTTCCTGGTGGAGACCGTCACGATCGTGATGTTCGTGCTGGTGTTGCGCCGGCTGCCGGAGAAGTTCTCGGAACGGCCGATCCGGGCCAGCCGGCGCGGCCGGATCGCTCTCGGCGTCGCCGTCGGCGCGGTCACCGCCGGACTGGCGTACGTGGCCGCGGGCGGCCGGCTGGCCGAGCCGGTCTCCGTCGGGTTCCCCGACGAGGCGGTGTCCTACGGCGGCGGCAAGAACATTGTCAACGTGACCCTGGTGGACATCCGGGCCTGGGACACCATGGGCGAGGTCGCGGTGCTGGTGGTGGCCGCGACCGGGGTGGCCAGCCTGATCTTCCGGCGGGCCCGGGACCTCGACCGGCGCAGCGGCATCCCGGGGGCGGCGAACGTGCCGTCCCGGCCGACCTGGCTGACCACCGGGGCCACCACCCGCCGCCAGTCGGTGATCCTCCAGGTGGTCACCCGGCTGCTCTTCCACGCCATCCTGATCTTCTCCATCTACCTGCTCTTCTCCGGGCACAACGCCCCCGGCGGCGGGTTCGCCGCCGGGCTGGTCGCCGGCCTGGCGCTGACCGTTCGCTACCTGGCCGGCGGCCGTACCGAGCTGAACAGCGCCGCGCCTGTCGACGCGGGCGTGGTGCTCGGCGCGGGGCTCTTCGTCGCGGTCGGCACCGGGGTGGCCGCGATGCCGCTGGGCGGGGAGTTCCTGCAGAGCGCCGTGCTCGACTTCCACCTGCCGCTGCTGGGCCACCTGCACTTCGTCACGTCGGTCTTCTTCGACGTCGGCGTGTACCTGATCGTGGTCGGCCTGGTCCTGGACATCCTGCGCAGCCTGGGCGCGGAGATGGACCGCCAGCACGAGGCCGAACGGGCCGCCGCGCCCGCCGACGGGGAGGCCGGGTCGGCCGCCGACGGCGAGACCGCGTCACCCGCCGACGAACCGGACAAGGAGCTGGTGTGA
- a CDS encoding class III lanthipeptide yields the protein MRMAHILDLQAVNSTGAAESPLVSDYSWMACEDSTVSLLLCQHPQQPE from the coding sequence ATGAGAATGGCGCACATCCTGGACCTCCAGGCGGTCAACTCGACCGGCGCGGCCGAGAGCCCGCTGGTCAGCGACTACAGCTGGATGGCCTGTGAGGACAGCACGGTGAGTCTGCTGCTGTGCCAGCACCCGCAACAGCCGGAGTAG
- a CDS encoding Na+/H+ antiporter subunit E — protein sequence MSAGPVTPPNPAGPSSDPRADVPTDPTEPANAQPNLVESADPAEPTNPAEPPLTRRARRRNLVSAVVGLVTVWVLLWGTLSWANVISGLVVVGVLLTVFPLPPVTFAGRLHPWGLLRFAARFLVDLVVASAQIAWLAVRPGDPPKGAIIAVPLRIGSDLNLTLTAEALTLVPGSLILEADRSTGTLYVHVLGVRTLDEVERFRRGVLALEERIIAAIGSPDEQRRLAAAVRTGARPADLEGASR from the coding sequence GTGAGCGCCGGGCCCGTGACGCCGCCGAACCCGGCCGGGCCGTCGAGCGACCCGCGGGCGGACGTGCCGACGGACCCGACCGAGCCGGCGAACGCGCAGCCGAACCTGGTCGAGTCGGCCGACCCGGCCGAGCCGACGAACCCGGCCGAGCCGCCGTTGACCCGACGGGCCCGGCGACGCAACCTGGTGAGCGCCGTGGTCGGTCTGGTCACCGTCTGGGTGCTGCTGTGGGGCACCCTGTCCTGGGCGAACGTGATCAGCGGCCTGGTGGTGGTGGGCGTGCTGCTGACGGTCTTCCCGCTGCCGCCGGTGACGTTCGCCGGGCGGCTCCACCCGTGGGGGCTGCTCCGGTTCGCGGCGCGCTTCCTCGTCGATCTGGTGGTCGCCAGCGCGCAGATCGCCTGGCTGGCGGTGCGGCCCGGGGACCCCCCGAAGGGCGCGATCATCGCGGTGCCGCTGCGGATCGGCAGCGACCTGAACCTCACTCTCACCGCCGAGGCGCTGACCCTGGTGCCGGGCAGCCTGATCCTGGAGGCCGACCGGAGCACCGGCACCCTCTACGTCCACGTGCTCGGCGTCCGCACCCTCGACGAGGTCGAGCGGTTCCGGCGCGGCGTCCTGGCGTTGGAGGAACGGATCATCGCCGCCATCGGCTCGCCCGACGAGCAGCGTCGGCTCGCCGCCGCAGTCCGTACCGGCGCCCGGCCGGCAGACCTGGAAGGAGCATCGAGATGA
- a CDS encoding Na(+)/H(+) antiporter subunit C translates to MTPNLTYVVVVGVLFAAGVTLLLERSLTRVLMGVILLGNGVNLLLLTGGRAGGPPIVGTTPEGEMSDPLPQAMVLTAIVITLGMTAFLLALSYRSWHLNGHDEVQDDVEDRRIMDLADRDEGPGTSDDPTNGDDPDDPVDPDGRPNPVAVAAGTDAGRTG, encoded by the coding sequence GTGACCCCCAACCTCACCTACGTCGTGGTGGTCGGCGTGCTGTTCGCCGCCGGGGTGACGCTGCTGCTGGAACGCAGCCTCACCCGGGTGCTGATGGGCGTGATCCTGCTCGGCAACGGGGTCAACCTGCTGCTGCTCACCGGCGGGCGCGCCGGTGGCCCGCCGATCGTCGGCACCACGCCCGAGGGCGAGATGAGCGACCCGCTGCCCCAGGCCATGGTGCTCACCGCCATCGTCATCACGCTGGGCATGACCGCGTTCCTGCTGGCGTTGTCGTACCGGAGCTGGCACCTCAACGGCCACGACGAGGTGCAGGACGACGTCGAGGACCGCCGGATCATGGACCTGGCGGACCGGGACGAGGGGCCGGGCACCTCGGACGACCCCACCAACGGGGACGACCCCGACGACCCGGTCGACCCGGACGGCCGACCGAACCCGGTGGCGGTCGCCGCCGGCACGGACGCGGGGAGGACCGGATGA
- a CDS encoding SapB/AmfS family lanthipeptide, with protein MPHVLDLQTLAPEEQSEGLNSNLSLVTCPDCPSTPSLLVCC; from the coding sequence GTGCCACACGTCCTGGACCTTCAGACGCTGGCCCCCGAGGAACAGTCGGAGGGGCTGAACAGCAACCTGAGCCTGGTGACCTGCCCGGACTGCCCCAGCACCCCGAGCCTGCTGGTCTGCTGCTGA
- a CDS encoding class I SAM-dependent methyltransferase, which produces MSPYELDARAWQESWDRQQEAYLPDREHRIGVMLDAVAAVVDHDTPRLLDLAGGTGSISLRALARFPRAEITLVDLDPVLLAIAETSLGDRATVVTADLNTPDWTAALPHREYDAVLTATALHWIAEPRLAALYTELRGLLRPGGLFANADHMPDAGLPTLTDRLVARADAHRSARYAAGAVLSWSAWWQHVAADPVLAPLAEKRGQIYPTGHSDDWLPPATWHLDALRAAGFTETGLLWRGGADAVVAGVR; this is translated from the coding sequence ATGAGTCCTTACGAGCTGGACGCGCGGGCCTGGCAGGAGAGCTGGGACCGGCAGCAGGAGGCGTACCTGCCGGACCGCGAGCACCGCATCGGCGTCATGCTCGACGCGGTCGCCGCCGTCGTCGACCACGACACCCCCCGCCTGCTCGACCTGGCCGGCGGCACCGGGTCGATCAGCCTGCGCGCGCTGGCCCGTTTCCCGCGCGCCGAGATCACCCTGGTCGACCTGGACCCGGTCCTGCTGGCCATCGCGGAGACCTCGCTGGGTGACCGGGCCACCGTCGTCACCGCCGACCTGAACACCCCCGACTGGACGGCCGCCCTCCCCCACCGGGAGTACGACGCGGTGCTCACCGCCACCGCCCTGCACTGGATCGCCGAGCCACGACTCGCGGCCCTCTACACCGAGCTGCGCGGCCTGCTCCGCCCCGGCGGCCTGTTCGCCAACGCCGACCACATGCCCGACGCCGGCCTGCCCACCCTGACCGACCGGCTCGTCGCGCGGGCGGACGCCCACCGGTCGGCCCGGTACGCCGCCGGGGCGGTGCTGTCCTGGTCGGCCTGGTGGCAGCACGTCGCCGCCGACCCGGTCCTCGCGCCGCTGGCCGAGAAGCGCGGGCAGATCTACCCGACCGGGCACAGCGACGACTGGCTACCCCCGGCCACCTGGCACCTGGACGCGCTGCGGGCGGCCGGTTTCACCGAGACCGGCCTGCTCTGGCGGGGCGGCGCCGACGCCGTCGTGGCCGGGGTGCGCTGA
- a CDS encoding SRPBCC family protein, whose product MGVRYRRTVQVAASAGTVARVMRDVAGWPRWNASVERLDRPGVGPLTVGETVRLKQRRLPANTWTVTDVDESGFTWTATSGGVRTTGDHRARAVDAGRTEAVLTLTLDGPLARLSALFAARLIRRYLDQEAEGLRREAEGLRPTAEEPAGELRREAEGETGR is encoded by the coding sequence ATGGGTGTCAGGTATCGCCGGACGGTTCAGGTGGCGGCGTCGGCCGGCACGGTCGCGCGGGTCATGCGGGACGTGGCGGGCTGGCCGCGCTGGAACGCCTCGGTGGAACGGCTCGACCGGCCGGGCGTCGGCCCGCTGACCGTCGGCGAGACCGTCCGGCTCAAACAGCGCCGGCTGCCCGCGAACACCTGGACGGTCACCGACGTCGACGAGTCCGGCTTCACCTGGACGGCGACCAGCGGCGGCGTCCGGACCACCGGCGACCACCGGGCGCGGGCCGTCGACGCCGGCCGTACCGAGGCCGTCCTCACGCTGACCCTGGACGGCCCGTTGGCCCGGCTCTCCGCGCTGTTCGCCGCCCGGCTGATCCGCCGCTACCTCGACCAGGAGGCCGAGGGGCTGCGCCGGGAGGCCGAGGGGCTGCGCCCGACGGCCGAAGAGCCCGCCGGAGAGCTGCGCCGCGAGGCCGAGGGGGAGACCGGCCGGTAA
- a CDS encoding Na+/H+ antiporter subunit D: MNHLVPLPVVMPLLGAALTLMLAGRPRAQRWVSLTVLTATVAVAATLLVRAGTDGPIVVEVGGWVAPLGIVLVADQLAALMLVVSASVTLCVLVYSIGQGMADGHEETPLSVYHPTYLVLTAGVCNAFLSGDLFNLYVGFEILLVASYVLLTLGSTETRIRAGTTYVVVSLLSSLIFLVAIGLVYSAAGTLNLAQLVGRLDELPDDLRLVLQGMLLLAFGIKAAVFPLSAWLPDSYPTAPAPVTAVFAGLLTKVGVYAIIRTETLLFPGGRTATLLLWVAGLTMVVGILGAVAQSDIKRLLSFTLISHIGYMLFGVGLTTSLGLAAAIFYVVHHITIQTTLFLAAGLVERRGGSTALDRLGGLARMSPLLAVLFFVPALNLAGIPPFSGFLGKLGLVQAGVADGGPLAWALVAGGLLTSLLTLYAIARVWNLAFWRAPHPDMPAAGDTVKAARTDGAEQPHDAPPAEHRGAMLPKLMIGSTVALVVFGLALTVVAGPLFEISSDAADNLLRRTPYVEAVYPEGTP, translated from the coding sequence CTGAACCACCTGGTCCCGCTGCCGGTGGTGATGCCACTGCTCGGCGCGGCGTTGACCCTGATGCTGGCCGGTCGCCCCCGCGCGCAGCGGTGGGTCAGCCTCACCGTGCTCACCGCCACCGTCGCGGTCGCCGCCACCCTGCTGGTCCGGGCCGGTACGGACGGGCCGATCGTGGTGGAGGTCGGCGGCTGGGTCGCGCCGCTGGGCATCGTGCTGGTCGCCGACCAGTTGGCCGCGCTGATGCTGGTGGTCTCCGCCTCGGTCACCCTCTGCGTGCTGGTGTACTCCATCGGGCAGGGCATGGCCGACGGCCACGAGGAGACGCCGCTGTCGGTCTACCACCCGACGTACCTGGTGCTCACCGCCGGGGTGTGCAACGCGTTCCTCTCCGGTGACCTGTTCAACCTCTACGTGGGCTTCGAGATCCTGCTGGTCGCCAGCTACGTGCTGCTGACCCTGGGCAGCACCGAGACCCGGATCCGGGCCGGCACCACGTACGTCGTGGTCAGCCTGCTGTCGTCGCTGATCTTCCTGGTCGCGATCGGGCTGGTCTACTCGGCGGCCGGCACCCTCAACCTGGCCCAACTGGTTGGCCGGCTGGACGAGTTGCCGGACGACCTGCGGCTGGTCCTGCAGGGCATGCTGCTGCTCGCGTTCGGCATCAAGGCCGCCGTCTTCCCGCTGTCGGCCTGGCTGCCGGACAGCTACCCCACCGCGCCCGCCCCGGTCACCGCGGTCTTCGCCGGCCTGCTCACCAAGGTCGGCGTGTACGCGATCATCCGTACCGAGACGTTGCTGTTCCCCGGCGGGCGCACCGCGACCCTGCTGCTCTGGGTGGCCGGGCTGACCATGGTGGTGGGCATCCTCGGCGCGGTCGCCCAGTCCGACATCAAACGGCTGCTGTCGTTCACCCTGATCAGCCACATCGGGTACATGCTCTTCGGGGTCGGGTTGACCACCTCGCTCGGGCTGGCCGCCGCGATCTTCTACGTGGTGCACCACATCACCATCCAGACCACCCTGTTCCTCGCCGCCGGTCTGGTGGAACGCCGGGGCGGCAGCACCGCCCTGGACCGGCTCGGCGGCCTGGCCAGAATGTCGCCACTACTGGCGGTGCTGTTCTTCGTGCCGGCGTTGAACCTCGCCGGCATCCCACCGTTCTCCGGTTTCCTCGGCAAGCTCGGCCTGGTGCAGGCCGGCGTCGCCGACGGCGGCCCGCTGGCCTGGGCGCTGGTCGCCGGTGGGCTGCTCACCAGCCTGCTCACCCTCTACGCCATCGCCCGGGTGTGGAACCTGGCGTTCTGGCGGGCCCCGCACCCGGACATGCCGGCCGCCGGGGACACCGTCAAGGCCGCTCGGACCGACGGCGCGGAGCAGCCGCACGACGCGCCGCCCGCCGAGCACCGGGGGGCCATGCTGCCCAAGCTGATGATCGGGTCGACAGTCGCCCTGGTGGTGTTCGGCCTGGCGCTGACCGTGGTCGCCGGGCCGCTGTTCGAGATCAGCTCCGACGCCGCAGACAACCTGTTGCGCCGCACCCCGTACGTGGAAGCCGTCTACCCGGAGGGCACGCCGTGA